A single Candoia aspera isolate rCanAsp1 chromosome 7, rCanAsp1.hap2, whole genome shotgun sequence DNA region contains:
- the IL2RB gene encoding interleukin-2 receptor subunit beta isoform X2: protein METSLLILLYIISFFQASGARRESSNLDCFYDSFETVICTWTPVKNAMKGQCQLTASVDYGKPPKTCQMNGTSIRSCKLILEDYSLTMVDTVLLVVSCHTGEKWTEVHNQTIEPFQNIQLQPPCKFQLENASKPSYNFTWTLCVLSHYLKEKLEYEVRYRATSPGETDIILPIAQDQKWLIIENLSPDTVFEAAIRVKVQRIKYYNSIWSRWSTPPIRWRTDPEASPQSTLLQVLPAIVGSFIISIFIIFFVIVSSTSKCFRKMFNIDLPDPAEFFPSLTAAHGGNIQKWLSSSASITSFHITSEAPNISVLEIMQNSSKESCLLLPKEYFTPIENTAGTSGQSSSSCFTNRGYFFFRHLDSLEIDSCKVYFTYDAMTQKRSSEDSKSYFYKELHETGQNFPLSTNLVTNQENDAFLQDYSGGCLPSGENFPTASTIEQDGNTEKRIPIALSSKTPEQYSMDGSSEPESSSNNTDRIGLLRNEGLSNSVMGNNRFMFPNQGRSNDLCRTASSSQIPSSSEAYLSLQDLQSYHSV from the exons ATGGAAACCAGCCTGCTCATACTGCTCTACATTATTTCATTCTTCCAGGCATCAGGAGCCAGGCGTG AATCCTCAAATCTGGATTGTTTCTATGACTCATTTGAGACCGTCATTTGCACATGGACCCCTGTGAAAAATGCTATGAAAGGGCAATGCCAACTCACTGCTTCTGTCGACTACGG GAAGCCACCCAAGACATGTCAAATGAATGGCACAAGCATAAGGAGTTGTAAGCTGATTCTTGAG GATTACAGCTTGACTATGGTAGACACTGTTCTCTTGGTTGTGTCTTGCCATACTGGGGAGAAATGGACAGAGGTTCATAATCAGACAATAGAACCATTTCAGAACA TTCAGCTCCAGCCTCCTTGCAAGTTTCAACTGGAAAATGCCAGCAAGCCTTCCTACAATTTCACTTGGACACTTTGTGTTCTCTCTCATTATCTAAAAGAAAAACTGGAATATGAAGTACGGTATAGAGCAACTTCTCCTGGTGAG ACTGACATAATCCTGCCCATAGCTCAGGATCAGAAATGGCTAATAATTGAGAACCTTTCTCCTGACACAGTATTTGAGGCAGCCATTCGTGTAAAAGTACAACGGATCAAATATTATAACAGTATATGGAGCAGATGGAGCACACCTCCTATAAGATGGAGGACAGATCCTGAAG cATCACCACAAAGTACACTCCTTCAAGTTCTTCCAGCCATTGTTGGGAGTTTCATCATTTCCATCTTCATCATTTTCTTTGTGATTGTATCTTCAACATCAAAATG CTTTAGAAAGATGTTTAACATCGATTTGCCAGATCCAGCTGAGTTCTTTCCTTCTCTCACCGCTGCCCATGGAGGAAATATCCAG AAGTGGTTGTCCTCCTCAGCCTCCATTACTTCCTTCCACATTACAAGTGAAGCTCCCAATATCTCTGTGTTGGAGATCATGCAAAATAGCAGCAAGGAGTCTTGCCTTCTCCTTCCTAAGGAATACTTCACACCTATTGAGAACACAGCAGGGACCAGTGGACAGTCATCAAGCAGCTGTTTTACCAACCGTGGCTATTTCTTTTTCCGCCATCTTGACTCCCTTGAGATTGATTCCTGCAAGGTGTATTTTACCTATGATGCTATGACTCAAAAGAGAAGCAGTGAAGATAGTAAATCCTATTTCTACAAAGAGCTCCATGAAACAGGTCAAAATTTCCCATTGTCTACCAACCTTGTGACAAACCAGGAAAATGATGCTTTTCTTCAAGATTATTCAGGAGGATGTCTTCCATCAGGGGAGAACTTCCCAACAGCATCAACAATAGAACAGGATGGGAACACAGAAAAGAGAATTCCTATTGCCTTGTCTTCAAAAACTCCTGAGCAGTATTCCATGGATGGTTCAAGTGAGCCAGAATCATCTAGCAACAATACAGATAGAATAGGCTTACTCAGAAATGAAGGCTTATCTAACAGTGTTATGGGAAATAATAGGTTCATGTTTCCAAATCAAGGCCGGTCCAATGATCTCTGCAGAACTGCATCCTCCAGCCAGATCCCCAGTTCCTCAGAAGCCTACCtgtccttgcaggatcttcagagTTATCATTCTGTCTAA
- the IL2RB gene encoding interleukin-2 receptor subunit beta isoform X3, translating into MDPCEKCYERAMPTHCFCRLRDYSLTMVDTVLLVVSCHTGEKWTEVHNQTIEPFQNIQLQPPCKFQLENASKPSYNFTWTLCVLSHYLKEKLEYEVRYRATSPGETDIILPIAQDQKWLIIENLSPDTVFEAAIRVKVQRIKYYNSIWSRWSTPPIRWRTDPEASPQSTLLQVLPAIVGSFIISIFIIFFVIVSSTSKCFRKMFNIDLPDPAEFFPSLTAAHGGNIQQKWLSSSASITSFHITSEAPNISVLEIMQNSSKESCLLLPKEYFTPIENTAGTSGQSSSSCFTNRGYFFFRHLDSLEIDSCKVYFTYDAMTQKRSSEDSKSYFYKELHETGQNFPLSTNLVTNQENDAFLQDYSGGCLPSGENFPTASTIEQDGNTEKRIPIALSSKTPEQYSMDGSSEPESSSNNTDRIGLLRNEGLSNSVMGNNRFMFPNQGRSNDLCRTASSSQIPSSSEAYLSLQDLQSYHSV; encoded by the exons ATGGACCCCTGTGAAAAATGCTATGAAAGGGCAATGCCAACTCACTGCTTCTGTCGACTACGG GATTACAGCTTGACTATGGTAGACACTGTTCTCTTGGTTGTGTCTTGCCATACTGGGGAGAAATGGACAGAGGTTCATAATCAGACAATAGAACCATTTCAGAACA TTCAGCTCCAGCCTCCTTGCAAGTTTCAACTGGAAAATGCCAGCAAGCCTTCCTACAATTTCACTTGGACACTTTGTGTTCTCTCTCATTATCTAAAAGAAAAACTGGAATATGAAGTACGGTATAGAGCAACTTCTCCTGGTGAG ACTGACATAATCCTGCCCATAGCTCAGGATCAGAAATGGCTAATAATTGAGAACCTTTCTCCTGACACAGTATTTGAGGCAGCCATTCGTGTAAAAGTACAACGGATCAAATATTATAACAGTATATGGAGCAGATGGAGCACACCTCCTATAAGATGGAGGACAGATCCTGAAG cATCACCACAAAGTACACTCCTTCAAGTTCTTCCAGCCATTGTTGGGAGTTTCATCATTTCCATCTTCATCATTTTCTTTGTGATTGTATCTTCAACATCAAAATG CTTTAGAAAGATGTTTAACATCGATTTGCCAGATCCAGCTGAGTTCTTTCCTTCTCTCACCGCTGCCCATGGAGGAAATATCCAG CAGAAGTGGTTGTCCTCCTCAGCCTCCATTACTTCCTTCCACATTACAAGTGAAGCTCCCAATATCTCTGTGTTGGAGATCATGCAAAATAGCAGCAAGGAGTCTTGCCTTCTCCTTCCTAAGGAATACTTCACACCTATTGAGAACACAGCAGGGACCAGTGGACAGTCATCAAGCAGCTGTTTTACCAACCGTGGCTATTTCTTTTTCCGCCATCTTGACTCCCTTGAGATTGATTCCTGCAAGGTGTATTTTACCTATGATGCTATGACTCAAAAGAGAAGCAGTGAAGATAGTAAATCCTATTTCTACAAAGAGCTCCATGAAACAGGTCAAAATTTCCCATTGTCTACCAACCTTGTGACAAACCAGGAAAATGATGCTTTTCTTCAAGATTATTCAGGAGGATGTCTTCCATCAGGGGAGAACTTCCCAACAGCATCAACAATAGAACAGGATGGGAACACAGAAAAGAGAATTCCTATTGCCTTGTCTTCAAAAACTCCTGAGCAGTATTCCATGGATGGTTCAAGTGAGCCAGAATCATCTAGCAACAATACAGATAGAATAGGCTTACTCAGAAATGAAGGCTTATCTAACAGTGTTATGGGAAATAATAGGTTCATGTTTCCAAATCAAGGCCGGTCCAATGATCTCTGCAGAACTGCATCCTCCAGCCAGATCCCCAGTTCCTCAGAAGCCTACCtgtccttgcaggatcttcagagTTATCATTCTGTCTAA
- the IL2RB gene encoding interleukin-2 receptor subunit beta isoform X1 — protein METSLLILLYIISFFQASGARRESSNLDCFYDSFETVICTWTPVKNAMKGQCQLTASVDYGKPPKTCQMNGTSIRSCKLILEDYSLTMVDTVLLVVSCHTGEKWTEVHNQTIEPFQNIQLQPPCKFQLENASKPSYNFTWTLCVLSHYLKEKLEYEVRYRATSPGETDIILPIAQDQKWLIIENLSPDTVFEAAIRVKVQRIKYYNSIWSRWSTPPIRWRTDPEASPQSTLLQVLPAIVGSFIISIFIIFFVIVSSTSKCFRKMFNIDLPDPAEFFPSLTAAHGGNIQQKWLSSSASITSFHITSEAPNISVLEIMQNSSKESCLLLPKEYFTPIENTAGTSGQSSSSCFTNRGYFFFRHLDSLEIDSCKVYFTYDAMTQKRSSEDSKSYFYKELHETGQNFPLSTNLVTNQENDAFLQDYSGGCLPSGENFPTASTIEQDGNTEKRIPIALSSKTPEQYSMDGSSEPESSSNNTDRIGLLRNEGLSNSVMGNNRFMFPNQGRSNDLCRTASSSQIPSSSEAYLSLQDLQSYHSV, from the exons ATGGAAACCAGCCTGCTCATACTGCTCTACATTATTTCATTCTTCCAGGCATCAGGAGCCAGGCGTG AATCCTCAAATCTGGATTGTTTCTATGACTCATTTGAGACCGTCATTTGCACATGGACCCCTGTGAAAAATGCTATGAAAGGGCAATGCCAACTCACTGCTTCTGTCGACTACGG GAAGCCACCCAAGACATGTCAAATGAATGGCACAAGCATAAGGAGTTGTAAGCTGATTCTTGAG GATTACAGCTTGACTATGGTAGACACTGTTCTCTTGGTTGTGTCTTGCCATACTGGGGAGAAATGGACAGAGGTTCATAATCAGACAATAGAACCATTTCAGAACA TTCAGCTCCAGCCTCCTTGCAAGTTTCAACTGGAAAATGCCAGCAAGCCTTCCTACAATTTCACTTGGACACTTTGTGTTCTCTCTCATTATCTAAAAGAAAAACTGGAATATGAAGTACGGTATAGAGCAACTTCTCCTGGTGAG ACTGACATAATCCTGCCCATAGCTCAGGATCAGAAATGGCTAATAATTGAGAACCTTTCTCCTGACACAGTATTTGAGGCAGCCATTCGTGTAAAAGTACAACGGATCAAATATTATAACAGTATATGGAGCAGATGGAGCACACCTCCTATAAGATGGAGGACAGATCCTGAAG cATCACCACAAAGTACACTCCTTCAAGTTCTTCCAGCCATTGTTGGGAGTTTCATCATTTCCATCTTCATCATTTTCTTTGTGATTGTATCTTCAACATCAAAATG CTTTAGAAAGATGTTTAACATCGATTTGCCAGATCCAGCTGAGTTCTTTCCTTCTCTCACCGCTGCCCATGGAGGAAATATCCAG CAGAAGTGGTTGTCCTCCTCAGCCTCCATTACTTCCTTCCACATTACAAGTGAAGCTCCCAATATCTCTGTGTTGGAGATCATGCAAAATAGCAGCAAGGAGTCTTGCCTTCTCCTTCCTAAGGAATACTTCACACCTATTGAGAACACAGCAGGGACCAGTGGACAGTCATCAAGCAGCTGTTTTACCAACCGTGGCTATTTCTTTTTCCGCCATCTTGACTCCCTTGAGATTGATTCCTGCAAGGTGTATTTTACCTATGATGCTATGACTCAAAAGAGAAGCAGTGAAGATAGTAAATCCTATTTCTACAAAGAGCTCCATGAAACAGGTCAAAATTTCCCATTGTCTACCAACCTTGTGACAAACCAGGAAAATGATGCTTTTCTTCAAGATTATTCAGGAGGATGTCTTCCATCAGGGGAGAACTTCCCAACAGCATCAACAATAGAACAGGATGGGAACACAGAAAAGAGAATTCCTATTGCCTTGTCTTCAAAAACTCCTGAGCAGTATTCCATGGATGGTTCAAGTGAGCCAGAATCATCTAGCAACAATACAGATAGAATAGGCTTACTCAGAAATGAAGGCTTATCTAACAGTGTTATGGGAAATAATAGGTTCATGTTTCCAAATCAAGGCCGGTCCAATGATCTCTGCAGAACTGCATCCTCCAGCCAGATCCCCAGTTCCTCAGAAGCCTACCtgtccttgcaggatcttcagagTTATCATTCTGTCTAA